From the Bacteroidia bacterium genome, the window TTTTAAGAGGAATGGTGCGGGCATTGATAGGAACAATGACTGATGTGGGAATTGGGAAAATTAATCTCAACGACTTTGAAAATATTATTGCTGCACGCAACAGACGAAAAGCAGGACATGCAGCACCGGCATGCGGATTGTATCTTACAAAAATTGTCTACCCATTTCTTAATATTAAAAGCAAAAATCTATTGCCACATCAATTGTAGAATTCTTCTGTAATAACAGAGGTGGGATGCGTTGTCCGTAGCCAATCTGTTATTAACAAGCCTTTGTGTAATAAAGCAATGATTTAAGTTTTCAACCTGTGATGCCGGCCATATATTTGTCATAGACCAAACATATTTTAGCATGGCAAAAAAACAAGATCGCAAAGTATTCGTACTCGATACCTCTTGCATCCTTTTCGACCACAACGCAATAACTAACTTTAAAGAACACAATGTGGCCATCCCTATTACGGTACTTGAAGAAATAGATCGGTTTAAAAAGGGAAATGACGTAATTAATTTCGAAGCAAGGGAGTTTATCAGAGCACTCGATAAGTTAAGTTCGGGAGCATCACTGGGTGACTGGATTCCGCTTAATGGTTCTACTAAAGGAAAGTTTAAAGTGTTGATGGATGAGAGTGGTAATGGTGTTGATGCCAATAAAGTTTTTGGGGAGAAAAAAGCTGACCATAATATCATCAATGCAGCACTTGCATTGAAGCACGAAACCAATGAACGCAATATTGTTCTCGTAAGTAAAGATATCAATTTGCGACTGAAAGCTAAGTCACTCGGCCTTCAGGCAGAAGATTATATGACCGGAAAAATAAAAGATATTGAAGGACTTTATACCGGTAAATCAGAACTTAACAATGTCCCTAAGAAATTTATTGATGCATTGTATCAGGATGGTTTTTGCAAGTGGAAAGATTTAGTAAAATCACGCCCTGTTGCCAATCATTATTTTATTCTTAAAAGTAAAGCTGAAGGCTCCTCTGCATTGGCATATTATAATCCTGCTACTGATAGGATAGAACGCATTCATAAAGATCATGCCTATGGCATAAAACCCCGTAACGCTGAGCAGGCATTTGCTATGCATGCTGTAATGAATCCGAATGTTTTATTGGTAACTGTTCAGGGTGTTGCAGGAACAGGTAAAACATTAATTGCATTGGCATCGGCTATGCAGCAAAAAATGAATTACCGGCAGATTTATCTGGCACGACCAATTGTTCCACTTAGCAATAAAGATATCGGCTACCTTCCAGGTGACATAAAATCAAAAATCAATCCATACATGGAGCCCTTGTGGGATAACTTAAAATACATACAAAGCCAATATCGTGAAACCGATAAAGAGTATCAGAAAATTGCTGATATGGTAGAGAATGAGAAATTACATATCACACCACTTGCATATATCCGTGGACGAAGCTTGAGTAATATTTGTTTTATCATTGATGAAGCTCAGAATCTGACACCGCATGAAGTAAAAACTATCATTACCCGTGCGGGTGAAGGAACTAAAATAATTTTTACGGGAGATGTGTTTCAGATTGATACACCATATCTTGATGCACATAGTAATGGACTGAGTAATGTAATTGATAAGATGAAAAATTCACATCTCTATTCTCATATCACTTTAGAAAAAGGAGAACGCAGTGAGCTTGCAAACCTTGCCGGAGAATTACTTTAAGAGATTAACCGGATTGTTTTTAAATACAATTATTATTCAACGCAGGTAGAATTGCAGCAACTATCTTTGCGTCATGGTTAAACGATGTTTTGATGTAGTAGTATCATTAACAGCAATTGTTATACTCTTGCCATTGTTATTACTCATTGCATTGTGGATTAAAGCCGATAGCAGAGGAAATGTTTTATACAAACAAATCAGAGTAGGTAAAGGAGGAAAAGATTTTGGTATCCTTAAATTCCGGACCATGCGTCCGGATTCTGACAGCAAAGGATTACTGACTGTTGGTGGACATGACCCGCGTATTACCAAAGCCGGATATGTTTTACGTAAGTATAAACTTGATGAACTGCCACAGTTGTTTAATGTGCTTGCCGGACAGATGAGTCTTGTTGGGCCAAGACCGGAAGTGCGAAAATACGTATCATGTTATTCTGCTGAACAACTAAAGGTGTTAAATGTAAAACCCGGAATAACAGATTATGCAAGCATTTATTACAGCAATGAGAATGAGATTTTGGCACAATCTGCCCACCCTGAACAAACCTATGTGCAGGAAATTATGCCACATAAATTAGCACTCAATCTAAAGTATATTCAAGAAGCAGGAATAATTACAGATCTGAAGATTATTGCAGGTACAGTTGCTAAAATTGTTAGGTGAAAATCAAGTTTCATTTATGTACTCTTAATTCTAATGTTAATGGTTGTTAATTTTTCTTTTATTTTTAAGAGATAGTTAATGATTTTAGAATGAGTTTTAATGCGGTGAAATAAGTTTTAAATCCTGCTCAAACTTTAAAGAGCAAAAAAGTGTTATTGTTGCAATTGTGTTTTGTTAATTAGAATTAGGGTTTATTATAAATACTTTTGCAGCCGCCATTGAATTAAATTAGGAAAAAGAGATGCTTAAATTTTTGAATTATTGCAGACTCACGTTATTTGTTAGCTTGAGTCTATTTGAAATAAGTACGGTACATGCACAAATGCAGCAGATGATGCAAAAAGGAATGAATGCAGGCCGGCTGTACGGTAAGGTTGTGGATGCAAAAACCGGTAAACCTGTTGAATTTGCTGCAGTGCAAATTTCTGTTTTTAAAAAAGACAGTACCGGTACATTAAAAGAAAATATACTGAATGGACAACTAACGCAGGGCAATGGCGATTTTAACTTAGATCAGTTGCCTGTGATGGGTGAGCTGACATTTAAGATTGCTGCAATGGGCTACAAGCCTTATGAGCAAAAAGTTAAATTTGAAATAAAAATGCCTCAAGGTGGTGTTCAGGGAAGTAATTGGCAGCAGGCACTTAATGCAATAGATAAAGATTTAGGTAACATAAAACTTGAATCCAGTGTGGTTGCACTGCAAGAAGTTCAGATTGATGGCACTGCACCGATTTTAGAACTGCGGCCTGACAAGAAAGTTTTTAATGTTGAGAAAAATCCAATTGCAGCAGGAGGCACAGCTGAAGATGTACTTAAACAGGTTCCCAGTGTGAATGTTGATATTGATGGGAATGTAACTTTACGTAATGCAGCGCCACAAATATTTGTTGATGGTCGCCCAACAACTTT encodes:
- a CDS encoding PhoH family protein, which gives rise to MAKKQDRKVFVLDTSCILFDHNAITNFKEHNVAIPITVLEEIDRFKKGNDVINFEAREFIRALDKLSSGASLGDWIPLNGSTKGKFKVLMDESGNGVDANKVFGEKKADHNIINAALALKHETNERNIVLVSKDINLRLKAKSLGLQAEDYMTGKIKDIEGLYTGKSELNNVPKKFIDALYQDGFCKWKDLVKSRPVANHYFILKSKAEGSSALAYYNPATDRIERIHKDHAYGIKPRNAEQAFAMHAVMNPNVLLVTVQGVAGTGKTLIALASAMQQKMNYRQIYLARPIVPLSNKDIGYLPGDIKSKINPYMEPLWDNLKYIQSQYRETDKEYQKIADMVENEKLHITPLAYIRGRSLSNICFIIDEAQNLTPHEVKTIITRAGEGTKIIFTGDVFQIDTPYLDAHSNGLSNVIDKMKNSHLYSHITLEKGERSELANLAGELL
- a CDS encoding sugar transferase codes for the protein MVKRCFDVVVSLTAIVILLPLLLLIALWIKADSRGNVLYKQIRVGKGGKDFGILKFRTMRPDSDSKGLLTVGGHDPRITKAGYVLRKYKLDELPQLFNVLAGQMSLVGPRPEVRKYVSCYSAEQLKVLNVKPGITDYASIYYSNENEILAQSAHPEQTYVQEIMPHKLALNLKYIQEAGIITDLKIIAGTVAKIVR